In Gordonia sp. SL306, the genomic window GAGCCTGCTGCAGACGTGGTCCCTGAGGGGTGCGCCGTTCTACTTCCCCACCGTGGATGCGGCGGTGTTCACCACCGGCGTGCTGCCCCCGGCAGAGGACTCGCTGCGTCATTTCATCGTCGGCGTGGAGCAGTCCGTCGACCGTCTCGGGATGACCGTGACGGATGCGGTCGATCTGTGCGGCGCCGAGATCGGCGACGTACTCGCCGGACGTCGGCTCGCCATCACCGAACTCGGAGCGGAACTCGCCCATCGGATCGGGTGTCGCCTGCCGCCGAAGCAACGCACTGTCTGGGACGCGGAGGGCCCGCACGCCCAGGGCCAACCGGTCGGCGAAGCCGTTGTCCATTTCTGTCTCCGGATCCTCACCCTGCAGCAAGTCGTGTGCCTGACTCGACGCGACGGCAACAAGGCGCCGTTCGCACTGGTCGACGACTGGATCGGTCGACCCGTTCCCGACACCGACCCGCAGACCGCCCGCGCCGAGCTGCTGCGGCGCTACCTCCGCTGCTACGGACCGTCGACCCGCGCCCACTTCGCCGGCTGGCTGGGCATCAGGGCCGGTGACGTGGACCCATGGTGGGACCTCGTCGCCGACGAGATGACACCGGTCGACTTCGGCGGACCTGCATGGATTCTCACCGACGATCGCGACGCATTGAGGTCACCACCGGACGCCGCAGGGGTGCGGCTCCTGCCACCCCGGGACCCCTACACCCAGATGCGAGATCGCGAGACGATCGTCGAGAGGCGGTATCACCGCGACGTGTGGAAAAACGTCGGCGAGCCGGGCATGGTCCTCGTCGACGGCACCATCGCCGGCGCCTGGAGACCGCGCAAGCGCGGCCGCACCCTGACCCTCACGATCAGCACGTTCGCCGCGTTGCCGGCCCGTCACCAGCGATCTCTCCAGCACGAAGCCGAAGCGATCGCGCCGTTGCGAGGGGCAGACGCCGCCGCGGTCGAATTCGACACCTGGTGACGCCGTGCACAGCCCGCTGCCGGGGCCGACGGCCTCAGACGACGTAGTCGAGGTTGTCGAGGATCGCCGTACCGATCGTCCGGTCACCGTCGACGGTCACCCGTCCGGGGTCGGCCGTGCGCCGCCCGCCGGCCAGTCGGGCGAGTTCGCGCGCGTCGAGTGTGAGTACGACGTCGGCGGACTCGTCACCGGCGGCGAACTCGTCGACGGCCACCGCGCGATCGCCCACCTCGATGCGAATCGCGCGTGAGACCACGCCGCCGATCCGCATGAGCACCGAGGTGCCCTTCGGCGTGGCGGCCCGCTTACCCACCACGAACGGCAGGGACGCGGCGATCTCATCGAGTGCGAGCTCCGCGGGAACCGCATCGGTCGGGGCCGAACCGTCGGTGCTGTCGCGGATGTCGATCTCGTGCATCCAGCAGTCGAAGACTCGGATCCGCATGAATCTCCCGTAGCTTTCCGGGCCGGCGGGGGTGACCGAGTCGGCGTCGAACTCCTCCTGGGTCATCTGGGTCAGCATGTCGGTCCGGACCGCGACGATCTCGCGATAGGCGGCCATCACCTCACCTCGCGACGAGCCACGGAAGTGGTCGAGCCACCTCTCGTTGAGTTCGCCGATCGGGTTGCGCACATGGTCGAGGGCGCCGACGTCACGACGCGGTTCCACCTCACGCCCGGCGAGCATGCTCTCGGTGCCGATCACGTGGGCGACGACGTCGGCCATCGACCAGCCCGGCAGCACCGAGGGCGCCGACCACTGGTCGTCGGAGAGCGCGGTCGCAAGCGCGTCGAGCGTCGCCCATTGGGCGGTCAACGCGGTGACGACGGATGCGATGGGCAGTGAGGTCTTGGCGGCCACGGCCATCCTCCTAGGGTCTCGGTCGATCGGACGGCGAGTGGGCTGACGCCGTTCGCGGATCAATGCACGGGATCGACGCAACTGGCCGGTGCGGCGACGAGCGAACAGTACTCGGCCGGACGCGTCGGACGGTAACCCGTCGGCACGCCGTTGTCGGCGGTGATGCGTCGATAGGCGGCCACCGCGTCGGTCGGCCGGCGCGTCAATGTGTGGTCCGACTTCACCTTCACCGTGTAGAGACCGAATCTCGGTGTGTAGCTTCCCCATTCAAAGTTGTCGGTCAGACTCCAATAGTTGTACCCGATCACGTTCACGCCGTCGCCGCGAGCCCGCTGCAGCCAGTAGACGAGATCACGCAGGTGATCGCCGCGGCGATAGCCATCCGCTCGGGCGGCGCCGTCGCGGGTGGGCATGCCGGACTCGACGACGTAAAGCGGCTTGCCGGGATATCTGCGGCTGTAGTGCCGCAGTGCGTAGTACAGACCGTCGGCCGACACGGGCGCCAGCCAACTCTCATCGGTCAGAGCGTGCCAGGCACCGGTGTTCGCGGGTGAGATCGAGTAGTAGTAATCGATCCCGATGAAGTCAAGGGTGTCGGCGACGCGATCGACGAACTGCGTGTCGAGCACGGGTTCGACCGTCGGGACGTAGGCGACGTTGGACGACACCATCGCGGCGGCATCACGGCGATGGATGTAGCGGTAGATCTCGCGGTGCACCCGGATGAGGCGATCGAGCATGGCCGGGACGTCGGGCGCCGCGATCGCGCCGGTCTTGAGTTCGTTCGTCACATAGACGGTCGGCTCGTTGATGGTGATCCAGATCGGACGAAAGTGGCTGTAGCGGTCGACCACGCGGCGGGCGTTGCGCAGCCAGAGCGCCGGGGTCTCGGGGTTCGCCCAGCCGCCACGGTCGGCCACCCAGCCCGGATACACCCAGTGATCGAGGGTGATCATCGGCCGCATCCCGGCGGCGACGATCGCGGCGATCATCGCGTCGTAATAGGCGATCTCGGTACGGTCGAGCACACCCGGCCGGGGCTCGATGCGCGCCCATTCGATGCCGACGCGATACACCTTGACCCCGAGTGCCTTCGCCAGTGCGATGTCGCCGCGATAGCGGTGCCGGAAATCCACCGAGGTGCCGACCCGATCATGCGTCGCACCCGAGGCGACGTAACGCCGCCAGTTGCTGTCCGGCGAGAAACCCTCGCTCTGGAACCCCGATGACGAGACACCCCAGTCGAAGTCGCGGGGCAACGCCGCCGGTGCAGACGATCCGGCGCCCGGTGCCGGCGCGCCGAGCGCGACAGGGATCTCCGGCGCGGCGATCGCGATGATCGTGGCGATCACCACAGCGATCAGGACGGCCGGGCGGGGACGATGACCCATCGGGGTGTCGGCGGTGAGCACGCGCTCAGGATGTCAGATCACATGCGCCGAGGTACGGATTTTGCGCGCCCGGACCACTTCCCGCCACCTGTCGGATGCCCGACAACTACAGTGATGCGGTGCACGACAACCCCCGCACTCGTCGACGGCGCCGCACCTTCGTCTGGAGCGTTCTCGTGGCCGTCGTGACGATGGTCGGTGCCGGCGCAGGGTGGGTCCCAGGAGTCA contains:
- a CDS encoding winged helix DNA-binding domain-containing protein, with amino-acid sequence MAERVSADEVIAYRLAAHGLTERLDDDGTLEAAGRCAIQNSPPGSALLALHARVRSVAADRVDTLVADDKSLLQTWSLRGAPFYFPTVDAAVFTTGVLPPAEDSLRHFIVGVEQSVDRLGMTVTDAVDLCGAEIGDVLAGRRLAITELGAELAHRIGCRLPPKQRTVWDAEGPHAQGQPVGEAVVHFCLRILTLQQVVCLTRRDGNKAPFALVDDWIGRPVPDTDPQTARAELLRRYLRCYGPSTRAHFAGWLGIRAGDVDPWWDLVADEMTPVDFGGPAWILTDDRDALRSPPDAAGVRLLPPRDPYTQMRDRETIVERRYHRDVWKNVGEPGMVLVDGTIAGAWRPRKRGRTLTLTISTFAALPARHQRSLQHEAEAIAPLRGADAAAVEFDTW
- a CDS encoding maleylpyruvate isomerase family mycothiol-dependent enzyme, giving the protein MAAKTSLPIASVVTALTAQWATLDALATALSDDQWSAPSVLPGWSMADVVAHVIGTESMLAGREVEPRRDVGALDHVRNPIGELNERWLDHFRGSSRGEVMAAYREIVAVRTDMLTQMTQEEFDADSVTPAGPESYGRFMRIRVFDCWMHEIDIRDSTDGSAPTDAVPAELALDEIAASLPFVVGKRAATPKGTSVLMRIGGVVSRAIRIEVGDRAVAVDEFAAGDESADVVLTLDARELARLAGGRRTADPGRVTVDGDRTIGTAILDNLDYVV
- a CDS encoding family 1 glycosylhydrolase, producing the protein MGHRPRPAVLIAVVIATIIAIAAPEIPVALGAPAPGAGSSAPAALPRDFDWGVSSSGFQSEGFSPDSNWRRYVASGATHDRVGTSVDFRHRYRGDIALAKALGVKVYRVGIEWARIEPRPGVLDRTEIAYYDAMIAAIVAAGMRPMITLDHWVYPGWVADRGGWANPETPALWLRNARRVVDRYSHFRPIWITINEPTVYVTNELKTGAIAAPDVPAMLDRLIRVHREIYRYIHRRDAAAMVSSNVAYVPTVEPVLDTQFVDRVADTLDFIGIDYYYSISPANTGAWHALTDESWLAPVSADGLYYALRHYSRRYPGKPLYVVESGMPTRDGAARADGYRRGDHLRDLVYWLQRARGDGVNVIGYNYWSLTDNFEWGSYTPRFGLYTVKVKSDHTLTRRPTDAVAAYRRITADNGVPTGYRPTRPAEYCSLVAAPASCVDPVH